A single window of Methylobacterium nodulans ORS 2060 DNA harbors:
- a CDS encoding response regulator, whose translation MSDAPPILIVDDQAKLLRLVTELMNRLGFPEVDGVTDGMQALERLRSRKYGLVISDLDMEPMDGIQLLREVRADDALMTTPFILTETSFSFEDINLAHVAGADAFILKPFDLALLKAKLKQVLNGRPRKRDQPAAPVSALSADFPMLGKL comes from the coding sequence ATGAGCGACGCTCCTCCCATCCTCATCGTGGACGACCAGGCGAAGCTGCTTCGCCTGGTCACCGAGCTGATGAACCGCCTCGGCTTCCCGGAGGTCGATGGCGTGACGGACGGAATGCAGGCGCTCGAGCGGCTCCGCAGCCGCAAATACGGCCTCGTCATCTCCGACCTCGACATGGAGCCGATGGACGGCATCCAGCTGCTGCGCGAGGTCCGGGCGGACGACGCGCTGATGACCACGCCCTTCATCCTCACCGAGACGTCGTTCAGCTTCGAGGACATCAACCTGGCGCATGTCGCGGGCGCGGATGCCTTCATCCTCAAGCCCTTCGACCTCGCCCTGCTGAAGGCGAAGCTCAAGCAGGTGCTGAACGGCCGCCCGCGCAAGCGCGACCAGCCCGCCGCGCCGGTCTCCGCCCTCTCGGCGGATTTCCCCATGCTCGGCAAGCTCTGA